The following is a genomic window from Desulforhopalus sp..
TTGGCGCAACTTGCGACAATCCGTTCAGCCGCCGACCTCTCTGGTCCTGACCCAGCGTTTCAAAACCGGCCCTAACGCAGCGTCTTTTCAGCAACTGGTTCCGTTTCACTCCCGGCGCAAACGCCTAGCGGTAGTCCTCCGGAAAGACTGAAACTGCGCCTTCCAGGGCTTTGGCCGTTGGGCGCAACTGCTTCTGGTATATCTGCGTCTGATTGACAAGGCCTTTGGGGTCTGCCGGGTAACCTTTAGAGTCATAACCTTGCCGCTGGCGTCAAGGCTGGGCGCAAAGGTCATTTCAACAGCAAGCGCACTGGTGGTGGAAGTTGATTTCCCCATCAGTGTGTCGCCTGCGCAATTCAGTGTGGTTTTCACCTGGCTGCCACCCGGCAGGCTATTGATACTTTACTGCCGTCTCGCTTGTAAACGGTAACTTCTTCCGGGGGGCGTTCGATGCTCAGCTGTCTGGCTGTACCACCATCACACCTCCCTCGTCGGAAGGTGACGTTTCCCCGGCATCAGGCAGTGGTGAAAAACGGCTCACCTGCATTTGACAAGCGATGCGGCCGTCGCATATCCTCAAGCAAAGGATGGCAGCGGTGGTAAAATTGCCGGAAACTCAACAAGCTCTTGCCGTACAGGGCAGGACATCAGGGGAATGGGAAGTGCTGTGATATGTCTGGAAGCGGCAGAGCCCTGTGGCTTGTCCCCTATGAAATCCTGAGGACGATCATCACCGTATGGAAAAGATGGGGGAAGATGCATTGGCATTTTTTGGGGTATTTGATGTTTTATTAAAAAAATCTCAAATATATTTGGCAATCCATCAAAAAATGAGGTAAATTATTTAGAATAACTCATTTCGCATTCATTTGCTCGAATGTCTTCCCTGTATGACCGACCTGTCAAAATGGATATAGACGAGACCAACATCCAAATTCTTCGGCATTTAAAAGATGGCCGCAAATCCTTCAAGCTCATCGCTGAAGAACTGTCCGTCACCGAAAACACCATTCGCAGCCGGGTCAACAAGTTGACGGACGAAGGGATTCTTGCCTTCGCCGGGACCGTTCAGGTTGACGCTCTGTCCGGTCACAACATGCTGTATCTGGGGGTCAAACTGAAAAGCATGGAGCTGCAAAAGAAGGCGGAGGAGTTCAGTCTGTTGCGCGGCGTGGTCTCCGCGGCAATAGTGACCGGCAGGTACGACATCATTCTCCAGGTCCTTCTGGGCCAAGGGTACAGCCTCCTGGAGTTCATCACCGAGCAGGTGGCCCGGATTCAGGATGTGCAGACCGTGGAAAGTTTCGTGGTGTTCAAAGGCTACAATCTTAAGGTGCCCTATATACTTTGATTCAAGAATCAACACAGGAGACAGCAATGATCGTCGGAATTCTCAAGGAAATTAAAATCGCTGAAAACAGAGTGTGCATGACCCCGGCCGGTGTTGAGGTCATGACCCATCACAAACACCAGGTTCTTGTCGAGGCGGGTGCCGGTAAGGGCAGCGGCTTCACTGACGCCG
Proteins encoded in this region:
- a CDS encoding Lrp/AsnC family transcriptional regulator codes for the protein MDIDETNIQILRHLKDGRKSFKLIAEELSVTENTIRSRVNKLTDEGILAFAGTVQVDALSGHNMLYLGVKLKSMELQKKAEEFSLLRGVVSAAIVTGRYDIILQVLLGQGYSLLEFITEQVARIQDVQTVESFVVFKGYNLKVPYIL